From Thalassoglobus sp. JC818, the proteins below share one genomic window:
- a CDS encoding DUF1592 domain-containing protein yields MSVSTTMFRLHKLSAASLAIILNSLALTLLVDARPCCANPTDVKQASTAFFTSNCLDCHDSSTAEGGLDLTAVEGSIDEARWLDTWVRIFDKIEAGEMPPPDASTLSKENREDFLSTIRPLLVEAHAAQKGTQLRRLNASEYQNTLNDMFGTNLKLAELLPPDSLSHEFDNIGSALNMSMVQLQRYLDAADLVLETSIAKNTSPPESIHIDASYAKTANADRFLGKNWLKLPDDAVVFFQPWGYPTGMLREAGTRSAGWYRIRITGYAYQSDEPIEFSVGATTFARGLERPTFEYFAMPPGEPTTIELTAWIEDRYMIEITPYGIYDTKYAIKKLGIDRYRGPGLAILNVELDGPLTEEFPSRGHRLLFDGVDRHEVPPKNPKDKEKSWYQPRFEVVADDPLIVAAHSLQRVATAAFRRPATDEDVQPYRELFRSHVENGESIEEALKTATAAIMCSPRFLFLQEPAGPLDDYALATRLSYFLTRTSPDAELLAAASKGELTSNPETLRSQTSRLIKSEKFERFLSDFSESWLNLRELEFTTPDSVLFPEYDQFLLHSMRRETLAYLETLIKEDLPIETLVKSDFAMINSRLADHYGLPEVDGPEIRKVALGDDEASQIRGGFLTQAAVLKVSANGTNTSPVVRGVWVLERILGITPSPPPPGVPGVEPDTRGASTLRQILAKHRNLENCRSCHQMIDPPGFALESFNPIGAWRDRYRITSGRGTPISKIVHGRKTRYKLGLHVDASGETLDGKKFKGFVEFRDQLSQEKETLTRTFVEKLLTFATGRELGFSDREEIDLIVQHSIENQTGIGELVYAVVESEIFRSK; encoded by the coding sequence ATGAGCGTTTCCACCACGATGTTCCGCCTCCACAAATTGTCGGCCGCCTCACTCGCAATCATCCTGAACAGTCTCGCCTTGACTCTTCTGGTTGATGCCAGACCATGCTGCGCGAATCCGACGGATGTGAAGCAAGCGAGCACCGCATTCTTCACGTCAAACTGCCTGGACTGCCATGACTCGTCCACCGCTGAAGGCGGACTCGATCTGACAGCTGTGGAAGGTTCGATCGACGAAGCACGATGGCTGGACACCTGGGTCCGCATCTTTGACAAGATCGAAGCTGGAGAAATGCCGCCACCAGATGCGAGCACTCTCTCGAAGGAAAATCGAGAGGACTTTCTGTCGACGATTCGACCGCTCCTTGTCGAAGCTCATGCCGCTCAAAAAGGGACACAACTCCGACGACTCAATGCTTCAGAGTACCAGAACACTCTCAACGACATGTTTGGGACAAACTTGAAGCTGGCGGAACTCCTCCCGCCTGACAGCTTGTCTCATGAGTTCGATAACATTGGTTCAGCGTTGAATATGTCGATGGTTCAGTTGCAGCGATACCTCGATGCAGCAGATCTCGTCCTCGAAACCAGCATTGCAAAAAACACATCTCCACCCGAGTCCATTCACATCGATGCTTCGTATGCGAAAACTGCGAACGCCGATCGATTTCTCGGGAAGAACTGGTTGAAACTTCCAGACGATGCTGTCGTTTTCTTTCAACCGTGGGGTTACCCCACCGGTATGTTGAGAGAAGCCGGGACGCGATCCGCAGGCTGGTACCGAATTCGAATCACAGGGTATGCCTACCAGTCAGATGAACCGATCGAGTTTTCCGTCGGTGCCACAACATTTGCTCGCGGGCTGGAACGTCCGACTTTCGAGTACTTCGCAATGCCGCCCGGAGAGCCGACAACGATCGAGCTGACAGCCTGGATCGAAGATCGCTACATGATCGAAATCACTCCGTATGGAATTTATGACACCAAATACGCCATTAAGAAGTTGGGCATCGATCGGTATCGTGGACCGGGACTGGCAATTCTGAATGTCGAACTCGATGGTCCATTAACCGAGGAGTTTCCCAGCCGTGGCCATCGACTTCTCTTCGATGGAGTCGATCGACACGAAGTCCCTCCGAAGAACCCGAAGGACAAAGAAAAATCCTGGTACCAGCCTCGATTTGAAGTTGTCGCGGACGATCCGTTGATCGTTGCTGCACACTCACTACAAAGAGTCGCAACGGCAGCCTTTCGCCGACCTGCCACGGACGAAGACGTTCAACCCTACCGGGAGTTGTTTCGCTCACATGTCGAAAACGGTGAGTCAATCGAAGAGGCTTTGAAGACAGCTACGGCAGCCATCATGTGCTCGCCACGTTTTCTCTTTCTCCAGGAGCCCGCTGGCCCACTGGACGACTACGCACTCGCAACTCGCTTGTCGTACTTTTTGACGCGAACAAGTCCGGATGCAGAACTACTCGCAGCTGCCTCGAAAGGAGAATTAACTTCCAACCCGGAAACTCTACGATCGCAAACATCTCGGCTGATCAAGAGCGAGAAGTTCGAAAGGTTTCTCTCTGATTTTTCTGAGTCCTGGCTGAATCTCCGAGAACTCGAATTCACAACTCCAGATTCGGTTCTCTTTCCTGAATACGATCAGTTCCTCCTCCACTCGATGCGGCGTGAGACACTCGCTTACCTCGAAACGCTGATCAAGGAAGATCTGCCGATTGAAACACTCGTGAAGTCTGACTTTGCCATGATCAATAGCCGGTTGGCTGATCACTACGGACTTCCTGAAGTGGATGGTCCCGAGATCCGCAAGGTCGCTCTCGGCGATGACGAAGCGAGTCAGATCCGCGGAGGTTTTTTAACTCAGGCAGCAGTTTTGAAAGTCTCTGCCAACGGAACGAATACATCTCCTGTTGTTCGTGGAGTCTGGGTGCTGGAACGAATCCTAGGCATCACACCTTCCCCCCCTCCCCCGGGAGTTCCTGGAGTGGAGCCAGACACGCGTGGAGCTTCGACACTCCGTCAGATTCTCGCCAAACACCGCAATCTCGAGAACTGCCGCTCATGCCACCAGATGATCGATCCTCCCGGCTTCGCGCTCGAGAGTTTTAATCCGATTGGAGCCTGGCGAGACCGCTATCGCATTACATCCGGTCGAGGAACACCCATCTCGAAAATCGTGCATGGCAGAAAGACTCGCTACAAACTCGGGTTGCATGTGGACGCATCTGGAGAGACTCTGGACGGCAAGAAATTCAAAGGATTTGTCGAGTTTCGAGATCAACTCAGCCAAGAGAAAGAAACATTGACCCGAACATTCGTTGAGAAACTTCTGACGTTTGCCACAGGTCGCGAACTCGGATTCTCAGATCGAGAGGAAATCGATCTGATCGTGCAACATTCGATCGAAAATCAAACCGGGATCGGGGAACTCGTGTACGCTGTCGTTGAAAGCGAAATTTTTCGAAGCAAATAG
- a CDS encoding DUF1552 domain-containing protein: MSTSKRVYFSTTRTLNRRHFLRGAGAAVVGLPFLDAMVPAFQSSARASAASQQATPRRFVALCATLGFHTPFLFPSKEGSLDGSTPYLNQMQDHLDHLTVISGLAHPEQQGNNGHASELTWLTSAQRPGLAGFKNTISIDQLMAEKVGLETRFPSLVLSTSGRSMSWNSNGVEIPGETRPSNVFKALFVNGSSAEVQRELKQLDRGQSILDTVKGDAEKLNSKLGIQDQRKLDEYFTAIRELEVRLNQSKSWATRPKPEVDAKAPVDISDRADAIGRQNLMYDMLVLALQSDSTRTATFQLSGMNAVPAIDGVSTDWHQLSHHGKDPEKIDELKIIEQAEFAAFNRFLAKMKDVVETESTLLDRTTILYGSNLGNASSHSPRNLPVMIAGGGFQHGNYVAHDDVDNTPFANLFVTFAQQMGLDIDTFGSSTATGVRGLEQRNS, from the coding sequence ATGTCGACATCTAAACGCGTCTACTTTTCGACAACTCGAACTCTCAACCGACGCCACTTTCTGCGCGGCGCAGGAGCTGCCGTCGTTGGACTTCCATTTCTCGACGCGATGGTTCCCGCGTTTCAGAGTTCTGCTCGAGCCAGTGCTGCCTCGCAGCAGGCCACACCGCGCCGATTCGTGGCTCTATGTGCGACACTCGGTTTCCACACGCCGTTCCTGTTTCCGTCCAAAGAAGGGTCTCTCGACGGAAGCACTCCGTACCTCAACCAGATGCAGGATCATCTTGACCATTTGACTGTGATTTCGGGACTCGCTCATCCCGAACAACAGGGTAACAACGGTCATGCATCCGAGCTGACCTGGCTTACCTCCGCTCAACGTCCGGGGCTGGCTGGCTTCAAGAACACAATTTCCATCGATCAATTGATGGCAGAGAAAGTCGGGTTGGAAACTCGATTTCCGAGCTTGGTTTTGTCCACAAGCGGACGCTCCATGTCCTGGAATTCGAACGGTGTTGAAATTCCCGGCGAGACCCGCCCGTCGAACGTCTTCAAAGCACTTTTCGTCAACGGATCGAGTGCTGAAGTGCAACGTGAACTCAAACAACTTGATCGCGGCCAAAGCATTCTCGACACAGTCAAAGGAGACGCAGAAAAACTCAACAGCAAGCTTGGGATACAAGATCAGCGCAAACTCGACGAGTATTTCACAGCGATCCGCGAACTCGAAGTTCGTCTCAATCAATCGAAATCCTGGGCCACTCGACCCAAACCAGAAGTCGACGCCAAAGCTCCCGTCGACATCTCTGACCGTGCGGATGCGATTGGACGTCAGAATCTGATGTACGACATGCTCGTCCTCGCCCTGCAAAGCGATTCGACCCGCACGGCAACCTTCCAGCTCAGCGGAATGAACGCCGTCCCCGCCATCGACGGAGTCTCGACGGACTGGCATCAGCTCTCCCATCATGGGAAAGACCCGGAGAAGATCGACGAACTGAAAATCATCGAACAGGCTGAGTTCGCAGCTTTCAATCGGTTCCTCGCCAAGATGAAAGACGTTGTCGAAACCGAATCAACTCTACTCGACCGAACCACCATTCTTTATGGTTCAAACCTCGGCAACGCGAGCAGCCACAGCCCTCGCAATTTGCCTGTGATGATTGCAGGTGGAGGATTTCAACACGGCAACTATGTCGCTCACGATGATGTCGACAACACCCCCTTTGCGAATTTATTCGTCACCTTCGCTCAGCAGATGGGACTCGACATCGACACATTCGGCAGCAGCACTGCCACCGGAGTCCGAGGTCTCGAACAGCGAAACTCCTGA
- a CDS encoding putative quinol monooxygenase, which produces MKKHRDRSSQDKSQQKEAGSEWGGKMLVVTVRFETKPDCIEEFREAILFQARSSRENEEGCRQFDVCQSIDEPTVFSVYEIYQDEAAFEVHKTSPHSAITRERIGDLLASRDLKVWTRISD; this is translated from the coding sequence TTGAAGAAGCACCGCGATCGCTCATCACAAGACAAGAGCCAGCAGAAAGAGGCTGGCAGCGAATGGGGAGGTAAAATGCTGGTTGTTACGGTCAGATTCGAGACGAAACCTGATTGCATTGAAGAGTTTCGCGAAGCCATTCTGTTTCAAGCCCGTTCTTCGAGAGAGAATGAAGAAGGCTGTCGACAGTTCGATGTCTGTCAATCAATCGATGAACCGACAGTATTTTCGGTCTACGAAATCTATCAAGACGAAGCTGCCTTCGAGGTTCACAAAACAAGCCCTCACTCAGCGATTACTCGCGAGCGTATCGGAGATCTTTTGGCATCCCGAGATCTCAAGGTTTGGACTCGGATTAGCGATTGA
- a CDS encoding polymorphic toxin-type HINT domain-containing protein — translation MSVRHWNRFILLGIVASLAGLNSRGSLSAEEVATDAASEQTERDPFLSEFLQSHPDHPLNRWVSGDVWNGNDWMPFHRVVEQDDRWNRLYRYREERAKLEDNFRDQLFLADGCREHGLYAEERAHLVRTLLIDYSFHEAHERLGHIHRNGTWISPEQVRRMANEAARTEENLAEWEKEIDRLSRLISHCAPGSKAEKKWIAELNTIRTPDAIPALERNFASKGQREAKIFQDWLGTIDSYRACEALARQAVLSDSAKFRTQAAKLLRDRRPETYVPYLLQGMTSTTTRYQFDDPDFGTTTAFNPINTIYRVVSVDSSDTTITTTREVRVSNGALPIPALPRRPARLPRGLVGWNLWGEWFQRDEVPVIFDLTEANVGSTILMNYGQAAIETGQDVRDARIMRTLASATQIEVARQWETSQDCYDWWNVHQEVQLADGKLQLNDNYNDGTWYVDNRRGEALRVDQVDTIRAGSCLVPGTLVETERGSIPIEEIAVGDQVLSQDIETGEITFKPVLHCSLVEDTETIEIVTSHDIIRCSLGHPFWVSGLGWRLAKELEPGMSFVTVSGETREITSITPAENAPVYNLIVADFSTYFVGEDLILTHGLGERRPTDMVYPGVMRKFE, via the coding sequence ATGTCCGTCCGTCATTGGAATCGTTTCATTCTTCTCGGAATCGTCGCCAGTCTTGCAGGACTCAACTCCCGAGGTAGCCTCTCTGCGGAAGAAGTGGCCACGGATGCAGCATCAGAGCAAACCGAACGGGACCCCTTCCTGAGCGAGTTTCTCCAGAGTCATCCGGATCACCCGTTAAACCGGTGGGTTTCCGGAGATGTCTGGAACGGGAACGACTGGATGCCGTTTCATCGGGTCGTAGAGCAAGACGATCGTTGGAACCGTCTCTACAGATACCGTGAAGAGCGCGCCAAGCTTGAAGACAATTTTCGTGACCAACTGTTCCTTGCGGATGGATGTCGAGAGCACGGGTTATACGCCGAAGAACGTGCTCATCTGGTCCGGACTCTTCTCATTGACTACAGCTTTCACGAAGCACATGAACGGCTCGGTCATATTCATCGAAATGGGACCTGGATCTCTCCCGAACAAGTTCGACGAATGGCCAACGAAGCTGCCCGAACAGAAGAAAATCTCGCAGAATGGGAAAAAGAGATCGACAGACTCTCAAGACTCATTTCCCATTGCGCGCCCGGTTCGAAGGCCGAGAAGAAATGGATTGCCGAACTCAACACAATTCGAACTCCCGATGCCATTCCGGCCCTCGAACGCAACTTTGCTTCAAAAGGTCAGAGAGAAGCGAAGATTTTCCAGGACTGGCTGGGAACGATCGACAGCTATCGAGCATGTGAAGCACTGGCTCGCCAGGCAGTGCTTTCTGACTCGGCAAAATTCAGAACTCAAGCTGCGAAGCTGCTGCGGGATCGGCGACCAGAGACTTACGTTCCCTATCTTCTGCAAGGAATGACGTCGACGACTACGCGTTACCAGTTTGATGATCCTGATTTTGGAACGACGACCGCGTTCAACCCGATCAACACAATTTATCGAGTCGTCAGTGTTGATTCTTCCGATACAACGATCACGACCACAAGAGAAGTTCGTGTATCAAACGGGGCACTGCCAATTCCAGCGTTGCCCAGAAGACCCGCAAGGTTGCCGAGAGGACTGGTGGGATGGAATCTTTGGGGTGAGTGGTTTCAACGCGACGAAGTTCCGGTCATCTTCGACTTAACTGAAGCGAATGTTGGTTCCACAATTCTAATGAACTATGGCCAAGCGGCAATCGAAACAGGCCAAGACGTGCGTGATGCTCGAATTATGAGGACACTCGCTTCCGCGACTCAAATCGAAGTTGCAAGACAATGGGAAACTTCGCAAGACTGCTATGACTGGTGGAACGTTCACCAAGAAGTGCAACTTGCCGATGGAAAACTTCAACTCAACGACAACTATAATGATGGAACCTGGTACGTAGACAACCGTCGAGGAGAGGCTCTGCGAGTTGATCAAGTTGATACTATCAGAGCAGGATCATGTCTGGTTCCGGGGACTCTCGTCGAGACGGAGCGAGGTTCGATACCGATTGAAGAAATCGCTGTCGGGGATCAGGTACTCTCACAGGATATTGAAACCGGTGAGATCACATTCAAACCCGTCCTTCACTGTTCACTAGTTGAAGACACCGAGACAATCGAGATCGTCACATCTCATGACATAATTCGGTGCAGCCTGGGGCATCCCTTCTGGGTGTCAGGACTGGGATGGAGGCTGGCCAAAGAACTTGAACCGGGAATGTCATTCGTCACTGTGTCGGGTGAAACAAGAGAAATCACCTCGATCACCCCCGCAGAGAATGCGCCGGTCTACAATCTGATCGTCGCTGACTTTTCCACCTACTTCGTGGGAGAAGATCTCATTCTGACACATGGTCTGGGTGAACGGAGACCAACCGACATGGTCTACCCGGGAGTGATGCGAAAGTTTGAATAG
- a CDS encoding alpha/beta hydrolase, with protein sequence MNRSVLKFGLTWLAVVSAFVIPSQTVVAQDDVLKLWPSTPPNDDREVGPEQDFTKPEDRLIAGRRIIKLGNVSTPEMHVYLAPEETRNGSSVVICPGGGFSILAWDLEGTEVAEWLNGLGVSAIVLKYRVPTRDLDPKWQAPVQDTQRAISITRAHAENWGLNPDRVGVLGFSAGGHTAARAAIMTARQYEPVDESDQKSCQPNSAILIYPAWLANESEDGLLEDLNATPETPPMFLVHAYDDRVSPLSSALLFVALKKADVPCELHVFESGGHGYGLRPVDDQPVTRWSSLCSDWLQRMGWTE encoded by the coding sequence ATGAATCGCTCGGTATTGAAGTTTGGTCTGACGTGGCTGGCAGTCGTGTCCGCATTTGTGATCCCGTCGCAGACAGTCGTCGCTCAGGATGACGTTCTCAAGTTGTGGCCATCGACACCTCCGAACGACGATCGAGAAGTTGGCCCGGAACAAGACTTCACCAAACCTGAAGATCGCCTGATTGCCGGTCGCCGTATTATCAAGCTCGGCAACGTCTCCACGCCGGAAATGCACGTTTATCTGGCACCTGAAGAAACTCGCAACGGATCATCCGTTGTCATTTGTCCGGGCGGTGGCTTTTCGATTCTCGCCTGGGATCTGGAAGGAACCGAAGTTGCCGAATGGCTCAACGGGCTGGGAGTCTCGGCGATTGTCTTGAAGTATCGTGTTCCCACGCGCGACCTCGATCCGAAATGGCAAGCTCCTGTTCAAGACACACAACGTGCCATCTCAATCACCCGGGCTCACGCTGAAAACTGGGGGCTTAATCCCGATCGCGTCGGTGTTCTCGGGTTCTCAGCAGGTGGTCATACCGCCGCCCGAGCAGCCATCATGACTGCACGGCAGTACGAGCCTGTTGACGAGTCAGACCAAAAATCCTGTCAGCCGAATTCGGCCATTCTCATCTACCCTGCGTGGCTTGCGAATGAGTCGGAAGACGGACTTCTTGAGGATTTGAATGCAACTCCAGAAACGCCTCCGATGTTTCTCGTTCATGCCTATGACGATCGCGTCAGCCCATTAAGCAGCGCCCTACTCTTCGTTGCTTTAAAGAAGGCCGACGTCCCGTGTGAACTACATGTCTTCGAATCGGGCGGTCACGGCTACGGATTGCGGCCTGTCGACGATCAACCAGTCACTCGCTGGTCATCACTCTGCTCCGACTGGCTACAGCGAATGGGCTGGACCGAATAA